TGCGAGTGGGGGAGTAGGCGATGACCGGGGTCCGCATCGAACGGGTCGTCACGTCCGGGACATTCAGCCTGGACGGCGGTACCTGGCCGGTGGAGAACAACGTCTGGCTGGTCGGGGACGAGCACGAGGTCGTGGTGATCGACGCCGCACATGATGCGGACGCGATCGAACAGGCGATCGGCGGCCGGTTGGTCAGCGCGATCCTGTGCACCCACGCCCACAACGACCACGTCAACGCGGCGCCCGACCTGGCCGCCCGCACCGGCGGCAAGATCTGGTTGCACCCGGCCGACCTGGAGCTGTGGCGGCTGACCCACCCGCACTGGAGCCCGGACCGCAACCTCGTCGACGGCGCGACGGTCCCGGTGGCCGGCCTGGAACTGCAGGTCCTGCACACCCCGGGCCACGCCCCGGGCGCGGTGTGCTTCCACGCCCCGGAACTCGGCGTGCTGTTCTCCGGCGACACCCTGTTCGCCGGCGGGCCGGGCGCGACCGGCCGTTCGTTCAGCAACTTCGACACGATCATCGACTCGATCCGCGAGCGACTCCTGACCCTGCCGCCGGCCACCGCCGTCCACACCGGACACGGCGAGGCCACGACCATCGGCGCCGAGGCGCCGCACCTGCAGGAGTGGATCACCCGGGGCCGCTGAGGCCCCCGGTCAGGGGTGGGCCGGCGCCGGGGTGCCCGGCAGCGGGGATGGGCTCGGCGGCGGGTTCGTCGCGGGCGCCGGCGTGGTGCACGGCAGCAGCAGGGTGCACTTCGGCGGCGCGGCGGTGTTCGTCGGTGCCGCGGTCGAGGTCTGGGACGGCAGCGGCAGCAGCGGCGGCGGCGTCATCGGGGGCTTGGCCGTCTCGCTGGAGTCGGCCGTGGGCTTCGCGGACTGCAGCGGCGCGATCACCGCGGTCGGCGACTGGCTGGGCACCGGCAAGGTCGGCGGTGGAGAGTTGCCGGTGCTGCGGGTGAGCGCCCAGCCGGCGACCGCCAGTGCCAGCACGGTGATCACCGACAGCGCGATCATCACGCCGCGGCTCGTGCCCCGGCGGTTGGCGTGCGAGGGCGGGGGCGGTGGCGGTGGCAGGGTCGCGGTGGTGCTCGACAGGTCCGCCCGACTGTTGGTGCCGTCGGTGGCCGGGCCGATGCCACCGAAGGTGCGAACCGGCATCGGAACCGGGCCGGGCCCGGATCGGGCCTGCTTGCCGCCGGCCAGTCGGCGGGCCACCTCGGCGGCGTTGGTCGGGCGGTCCTCCGGCGCCTTGGCCAGCAGGTCGAGGACGAGGGAGTCCAGGTCGGCCGGGACGTCCGGCCGCCGGGCCGAGGGCCGCTCCGGGGCCTCGGACAGGTGCCGGCCGAGGGTCTCCACCGGTGCGTCATCGGCGAACGGCGGACGGCCGGTGAGCAACGTCGTCAGCAGGCAGCCGAAGCCGTAGAGGTCGGAACGGATCGTCGCCCGCCCGCCGGTCGCCTGCTCCGGGGCCAGGTAGGCGGCGCTGCCGATGATCGCGCCGTACTCGGTCAGCGTGGCCTCGAACGTCGAGCCCAGCGCGATCCCGAAGTCGACCAGGCGGACCGCGCCGGTCGTGTCGAGCACCAGATTGGCGGGCTTGACGTCGCGGTGCACGACGGCTGCGTCGTGCACGGCCTGCAGCGCGGACGCGGCCTGGGCCCCGTAGCGGCGCACCGCCTCGATCGGCAGCGGGCCGCTCTCCCGCAGCATCTCGGCCAGCGACGGGCCGGGCAGCAGTTCCATCACCAGGTACGGGCGGCCGCTGTCGACGCCGTAGTCGTAGACGGTCACGACTCCGGGGTGGCGCAGCGAGGCCAAGGTCCGGGCCTCGCGGGAGAACCGCTCGGCGCTGGCCGCGTCCTCCATCTGCCGGAGAACCTTGATCGCGCAGTACCGGTTCAGGCGCTCGTCGTAGGCCCGCCAGACCTCGCCCATGCCGCCACGCCCGAGGGTCTCGGTCAACCGATACCGGTCGGCGAATCTCGTTGGACGCTCGGGCACGACACGCATTCTTCTCACTCGCCTCGGGCGGTACCGCGCCAGGTCCCGGCGCGTCGGAAACCGTGGCCCCGCGAGGAAAGATCTTGTGACTCCAGATGTAGAATCACACTGGTGTGACTAGGGGGAGGACCGCCGGGAATGGTCAGTTCGCAGTTCGGATGGCGGTGCGCGCGCCCGACAGCGGTTCTGGTGCTGGCCGCGGCCCCGATTGGCTCCGGCGTGCCGGCGTTCGCCGCGGGCACGACGACGGGTGACGTCCCGCAGATCGTCGCGGTTACGACCGCGCCGCTGGCAGTGGTGCTGAGCGGGCCGAAGAAGCATCACTCTGCGCTGATGATCCGGATGCGGGTCACCGATCCGACCGGCGTCGACAGCGTGTTCGCCGGCGTCTACGGGCCGTCGGCGAAGAACGGGCGGGCCTTCCGGCTCAAGCACGTGTCCGGGTCGAACCGCGACGGGATGTGGCAGGTCAAGGGCTCGATCCCGGCCGACGGGGAGCCGGGTTCCTGGCGCATCCAGGCGTTCGCCGTGGACACCGCGCAGCGCAGCTCGGATGCCGACGACGTCTACGGCAACTTCGCGGTGCGCCAGGCCAGCCGCTTCGAGCACTTCGCCGTCGAGGCGCCCAAGAGCTCCGGCGAGCCCGCCACCCCCGACCCCAACCCGCGCACCGTCGACCTGCGCGCCACGCTGCAGCGCTGGACCGGCACCACCTGGGCCGCCGTTCCCACGGCCCCGGTCGTCGTGCAGTTCCGGGCGGTGGGGACCACTGCGTTCACGGCGGTCGAGACCGTGAAGTCCGACGGCGACGGGGTCGTCGCGGCCAGCGAGCACAGCTCGTCGCCCGGCGGTGCCTGGCGACTGAGCTACGCCGGCGACACGACCACCGCGGCCGGCGACTCAACTGACGGCGCCCTCGCGCCGCCGCCCGCCCCGGCCACGCCCGCGCCCAGCGCGGCGCCCACCGTGGCGCCGAGCACGGCGCCCACCGCCGGGCCCGGGCCCACCGATGCGCCTCGTGCGGTCCCGTCGGGTGCGCCGCAGCGGTCCCGTCCGACGCCTACGGCTGAGCCGACGCCGGTGGTGTCCGCCGCTCCACCCGCACCGACGACCCGACCGGTCCCGACCGCCAGTCCGGCGGTCAGGCCGACGTCGCGGCCCTACCCGACCCGCCCGAGCGGTCAGCCCACGGCGAGCGGGGCGGGGGCGCCGACGGTTACCTCCGACCGGGTCCGCAACAAGTAGTCGGCCGGGTCGAACCGGCGGGTACTGGACCGGAAGCGGAAGGTCAGGTCCGGCCACAGCACGGTGTTGCGACCGGCCGCGTCGAGGTACCAACTGCCGCAGCCGGACTTCCAGACGCTGCGTTCGCTGCGTCGGGCGAGATCGGCATTCCACTGCGCGTCCACCTCGGGCCGCACCTCGATCTCGGCCAACTGATGCTGCCTCAGATGCTCCAGGATCCGCAGCACCAGGTCGATCTGGCACTCGATCATGTACACGGCCGAGGTGTGCCCGATGCCGGTGTTCGGGCCCAGCAGCAGGAACAGGTTCGGGAAGTCGGGCACGGTGGTGCCCAGGTAGGCGTGCATCCCGTCGTGCGCCCAGACCTGCTCCAGGCTGCGCCCGTCGCGCCCGTGGATGCGGGCGAATCCGGGGTTGTCGGTGACCCGGAATCCGGTGCCCAGAATCAGGGTGTCGGCCGGGTGCAGGACGCCGTCGCAGGTGCGGATGCCGTCGGGTTCGACGCTTTCGATGCCGGCGGTCACCACGTCGACCTGCGGCAGTGCCACCGCCGGGTAGTAGTCGTTGGAGACCAGGATCCGCTTGCAGCCGATGCTGTAGTGCGGCGTCAACTTCGCGCGCAGTTCGGGGTCCTCGACCGCCTTGTGCATGTGGCGCAGCGCGATCCGTTCGGCCGGCGCCAGCATTCGCGGGTGCAGCACGAAGCCCAGTGCCCGGCTCTCCAACAGGCCGTAGACCCCGGCGCGGGCCAACCGGTGGGCGAGGGGCACGTGGCGGTACAGCGCCCGCTCGAGGCTGCGCACGGCGCGGTCGGGTCGCGGCACGATCCACGGCGGGGTGCGCTGGAACAGGCTCAACTTCGCGGCCGCGGCGGCCACCTGCGGGACGAACTGGATCGCCGAGGCGCCGGTGCCGATCACCGCGACCTGACGATCCGTCAGGTCATGGTCGTGGTTCCAGCGGGCGGAGTGGAACACCGTCCCGGCGAAGGAGTCCAGGCCCGGGATGTCCGGGCGCGCGGGCTCGACCAGGGCGCCGGTGCCGAGCACCAGGAAGTTCGCGGTCAGGCTGCCGCGGCTGGTCTCGATGCGCCACCGGCCTGCCGCGGCGTCCCACGAGGCGTCGGTCAGTTCGGTGTTGAAGCGCAGGTGCGGCAGCACGCCCTCCTCCCGCGCGCAGGTACGCAGGTACTCGAGGATCTCGGCCTGCGGGGAGTAGGTGCGGCTCCAGTCCGGGTTCAGCCGGAACGAGAACGAGTACAGCCGCGACGGGACGTCGCAGGCCGCGCCCGGATAGGTGTTGTCGCGCCAGGTGCCGCCGACGTCGTCGGCGCGCTCGAGCACGACGAAGTCACGGCGCCCGGCGCGAGCCAGCCGGATCGCCGTGCCCAGGCCGGAGAAGCCCGTCCCCACGATGGCGATCCCGACGTGCCCGGGCAGTCCCGGGTCGGACAACGGCGATTCGTGCATGGCCCACCTCCTGAACTTACTATGAGTAAGTTATCATGAGTAAGATACCTCGGGAAGACCCCGAACCGGGAGGGTGGCGAGCGACTTGTCGACGGACACCGACGTCGAAGCAGGTGGTGCGCGGCGCCGTATGCCGCGCGCCCAGCGGGAGGCGCTGATGCTCGACGTCGCCGAGACACTCTTCGGCGAGCTCGGCTACCGGGCCGTCTCCATGGACGAGATCGCCGCCCGCGTCGGCGTCTCCAAGCCGATGCTCTACCACTACTACGGCAGCAAGGACGGGCTGTTCGTCGCCTGCCTGCGCCGGGCGCGGGCCGGGATGCGCGACGCGATCCTGGCCGGCGCGATGTCCTCGGAGGTGCGCGAGGAGCGGCTGTACGGGGCGTTGGTCTCGTGGTTCCGGTTCGTCGACGAGCACAGCACGCTCTGGAAGATCATCACCGACTCGGAGTTGGAGTTCCGGGAGGCCGCCGAGGAGATCGAGGCGATCCGCGACGAGCAGACCGGGCTGATCGCGGGTCTGATGGCGGCCACCGCCACGCCCGCGCATCTGGCCGACCCGGTGGAGCTGCAGGTCGTAGCCGCCGCGATCAGCGGGGTGGGGGAGCGGGTCGCGCACTGGCGGGCCGGGCACCCGGAAGTCACCCCGGAACGCGCCGCCCGCCACCTGATGCAGCTGCTCTGGCTGGGCCTGGAACGCATGGGCGAGGGTGCCCAGTGGGAACGCTCCGGGGCCTAGGTCCGCAGGGGTGGTGGGCTAGCCTCCGGGCAAGTTTGTTCGTCCGGAAGGGGCCCCTCGTGCTGCTGCGTTCACGGATCCGCGTGCTGGCCGTGGCGGCGGCGAGTGTGCTCGTCCTCGCGGGCTGCGGGGGCAGCGACAGCAGTTCCTCGAGCACGACGACCCAAGGTGGCTCCGCCGCGTCGGCGGCCCCCAGCGACGCCACGATGGGCGGGATGGCGGGCATGCCCGGCAGTAGTACGGGCATCATGCCGTCGGCGACGGCCACGCCGGCCGGCACCGTCGTCCACATCGACCTGGTGAACGGCAAGCCCAAGGCCCGCCCGGTCGCGATCCTGAAGGTCAAGCAGGGCTCGACGATCACGATCATCGCTACGGCCGACAAGGACTACACAGGCACGACGCCCTACGAGATCCACGTCCACGGCTTCGACTACAAGCTGGATCTGACGCCCGGTCAGACGGTGACCAAGACCTTCACCGCCGATCAGCCGAAGGGCTCCTACGAGGTCGAGGTCGAGAACACCTCCTACCTGCTGTTCCACCTCGAGATCGACTGAGCGACCCGCGATGGCGCTGCCCGCCCGACTGCTGCCCGCGCACGGCGTCAGCTCCCGACAGGACCTCCCGCTCCCGTTCAGCTATGCGCTGATCGGCGCGGTCATCGCGCTGGTCATCTCGTTCCTGGCGTTGGCGGTCCTCTGGCGGACGTCGAAGTTCACCGGTTCGGCCTCCGGTCGGGAGCTCCCGGCCGGGCTGTCGGATTTCCTGGACTCCACCGAGTGCCGCTGGGGCTTGCGCGGGGTCGGCCTCCTGCTGGTCGGGTTCACCACGTTCGCCGCGCTCTTCGGACCCGACGTGGCCACGAACCCGACCGCCGGCCTGATCTACGTCATCTTCTGGGTCGGCCTGATCCCCGGCTCGCTGCTGTTCGGGCCGATCTGGAAGCTGCTCAACCCACTGCGGACGATTCACGCCCTGCTGGTCCGGGTGCTCCGACTAGATCCGGATCCCCAACTACGCCTGCCCGCCTGGGTCGGCTACTGGCCCGGGGCGCTCGGACTGTTCTCGTTCGTCTGGCTGGAGTTGTGCGCGCCGCACCGCGACTCGATGTCGACGCTGCGCAGCTACTTCGCGATCTACGCCGCGCTGAACCTGCTCGGCGCGATGGCGTTCGGCGCGGTGTGGTTCGACAAGTGCGACGGCTTCGAGGCGTTCTCCTCGACGATGGGCCGGCTGTCGGTGCTCGGCCGCCGCTCCGACGGCAGACTGGTGCTGCGCAACCCGCTGGAGAACCTGGACACGGTCCCGATGGCGCCGGGACTGGTGGCGCTGCTCGGGGTCATGCTCGGCTCGACCGCGTTCGACACGTTCTCCTCGTCGGCCTGGTGGGCGAACTACAGCTACGACTCCTCGCTGTCCCCGACCCAACTGGCCTCGTTCGCGTTGATCATCTCGATCGCCCTGGTCGTGACGGCGTTCGTGCTGGCCTCGTGCGCGTCCGGGCTCCTGTCCGGTCGCCGACCGCTGGGCACCGCGACCGAGTTCGCCCACTCACTGGTGCCCATCGCGGTGGGC
This genomic interval from Sporichthyaceae bacterium contains the following:
- a CDS encoding MBL fold metallo-hydrolase produces the protein MTGVRIERVVTSGTFSLDGGTWPVENNVWLVGDEHEVVVIDAAHDADAIEQAIGGRLVSAILCTHAHNDHVNAAPDLAARTGGKIWLHPADLELWRLTHPHWSPDRNLVDGATVPVAGLELQVLHTPGHAPGAVCFHAPELGVLFSGDTLFAGGPGATGRSFSNFDTIIDSIRERLLTLPPATAVHTGHGEATTIGAEAPHLQEWITRGR
- a CDS encoding serine/threonine-protein kinase — its product is MPERPTRFADRYRLTETLGRGGMGEVWRAYDERLNRYCAIKVLRQMEDAASAERFSREARTLASLRHPGVVTVYDYGVDSGRPYLVMELLPGPSLAEMLRESGPLPIEAVRRYGAQAASALQAVHDAAVVHRDVKPANLVLDTTGAVRLVDFGIALGSTFEATLTEYGAIIGSAAYLAPEQATGGRATIRSDLYGFGCLLTTLLTGRPPFADDAPVETLGRHLSEAPERPSARRPDVPADLDSLVLDLLAKAPEDRPTNAAEVARRLAGGKQARSGPGPVPMPVRTFGGIGPATDGTNSRADLSSTTATLPPPPPPPSHANRRGTSRGVMIALSVITVLALAVAGWALTRSTGNSPPPTLPVPSQSPTAVIAPLQSAKPTADSSETAKPPMTPPPLLPLPSQTSTAAPTNTAAPPKCTLLLPCTTPAPATNPPPSPSPLPGTPAPAHP
- a CDS encoding NAD(P)/FAD-dependent oxidoreductase produces the protein MHESPLSDPGLPGHVGIAIVGTGFSGLGTAIRLARAGRRDFVVLERADDVGGTWRDNTYPGAACDVPSRLYSFSFRLNPDWSRTYSPQAEILEYLRTCAREEGVLPHLRFNTELTDASWDAAAGRWRIETSRGSLTANFLVLGTGALVEPARPDIPGLDSFAGTVFHSARWNHDHDLTDRQVAVIGTGASAIQFVPQVAAAAAKLSLFQRTPPWIVPRPDRAVRSLERALYRHVPLAHRLARAGVYGLLESRALGFVLHPRMLAPAERIALRHMHKAVEDPELRAKLTPHYSIGCKRILVSNDYYPAVALPQVDVVTAGIESVEPDGIRTCDGVLHPADTLILGTGFRVTDNPGFARIHGRDGRSLEQVWAHDGMHAYLGTTVPDFPNLFLLLGPNTGIGHTSAVYMIECQIDLVLRILEHLRQHQLAEIEVRPEVDAQWNADLARRSERSVWKSGCGSWYLDAAGRNTVLWPDLTFRFRSSTRRFDPADYLLRTRSEVTVGAPAPLAVG
- a CDS encoding TetR/AcrR family transcriptional regulator; the encoded protein is MSTDTDVEAGGARRRMPRAQREALMLDVAETLFGELGYRAVSMDEIAARVGVSKPMLYHYYGSKDGLFVACLRRARAGMRDAILAGAMSSEVREERLYGALVSWFRFVDEHSTLWKIITDSELEFREAAEEIEAIRDEQTGLIAGLMAATATPAHLADPVELQVVAAAISGVGERVAHWRAGHPEVTPERAARHLMQLLWLGLERMGEGAQWERSGA